DNA from Roseimicrobium sp. ORNL1:
GGTGGCGAAGCGCGCGCTGGAGGCTTGGGGCAAGGTGGAGTTCCACGACAGCGTGCCGCTCGGCATCGTGGAGAAGAAGGTTCCGCTCACCTATCGCGTGCCGGATGAAGCCCGCTTGAAGTGGGCGCGTGAGACCATGGCCACGGTGAAGGACCGCCTGCCCACGAGCAAACCGGAGATCTATGCGAACGAGGCGATCCAGCTGCACGAGAAGCAGAAGACGGAACTCGTGCTGCAGGCGCTACGCATCGGTGACCTCGGCATCACCGCGTTGCCGAACGAAGTCTTCGCCATCACCGGATTGAAGCTGAAGGCGCAGTCACCTTTCGCCTCGCATTTTAATATTGAGCTGGCCAATGGCGCGGAGGGTTACATCCCTCCTCCGGAGCAGCACAAGCTCGGTGGCTACACCACCTGGCCCGCGCGTACGGCAGGGCTGGAGGTGCAGGCGGAACCGGTGATCGTGGACACCTTGCTGAAGGCCGCAGAGGAAGTGGCGGGCAAGCCACGCCGCAAAATGACGCAGGGCAGGGGAGCGTATGCGGAGACCATCCTCGGAGCGAAACCTCTGGCGTACTGGCGGCTCGATGAGGCGGTGATTCCCAAGGCCCATGATGCCACGGCGACGAAGGAACATGCCGCGGACATTGAGGACGGCGTTGCGCTCTATCTTGAAGGTCCCGCAGATGAGGCTTTCTCGGGAGAGGACATCAACCGTGCCATGCACTTCGCCGGCGGTCGCGTGCACGGGGAAGTGAAGGAACTGGGCGATACGTACAGCGTGGAGTTCTGGTTCTGGAATGGACTGCCGGAAGATGCGCGTCCGGTGACAGGGTATCTCTTCTCGCGCGGTCCGAACAAAGACCGTGCGTGTCCGGGAGATCATCTCGGCATCAGCGGCACGCATGCGGATGCGTCACCGGGTCGGCTCATGCTCTACAATGGCGATGGCCAGCGCAAACTCCTCGCAGGTTCCACCCTTCTTTCACTGAGGAGTTGGCACCATGTGGTGCTCACGCGCTCGAAGAATCAGGTCCGCGTGTATCTCGATGGCAGGACCAAGCCCGAGATCGAAGGCGAGCTGGAATACACGCTGCCGGAGGAGGTGAAGGACATCTTCCTTGGCGGACGCAGCGATGGCTTCGCGGGGCTCGAAGGCAAGCTGGATGAAGTCTCCCTCTATAATAGAGTACTCACGGCGGAGGAGGCCGCGGCGCATTACCATGCCTCCGGCCTGACACCGCCGCGAGCACGCACCGAGACCTCCGCACTTTCACCGGAGGAATCACTCAAACGCATTCATGTGCCGAAGGGATTCACTGTGGACCTGGTGGCTGCGGAACCACTCGTGCTGGACCCTGTGGCCTTCGATTGGGATGACCGTGGCCGCCTCTGGGTCGTGGAGATGGCGGACTATCCATTGGGCATGGATGGCAATGGCAAGCCCGGCGGTCGTGTCTCCATTCTTGAAGACACCAATCGGGACGGCAAATACGACAAGCGCACAGTCTTTGCGGAAGGCCTGCGTTTTCCCACCGGCATCCTCACGTGGCGCGATGGCTGCCTCATCACCGCCGCGCCGGAGGTGCTCCTGCTGCGTGACAAGGATGGCGATGGCAAGATGGATGAGAGCAAGGCGCTGCTCACCGGCTTCCTCGAAGGTAATCAACAACTCCGCGTGAATGGCCTCCGCTGGGGGCTCGATGGCTGGGTGTACTGCGCGAACGGCGGACACAACGCGAACTATGGCAAGGATATCCACATCACCTCCACGCTCACGGGGGAGAAGGTGGCACTGGGCAGTCGCGACTTCCGCTTCAAGCCGGACACGGGTGAAGTCGATCCGCTGAGCGGCCCCGCGCAGTTTGGTCGCACGCGCGATGCGTGGGGGCACTGGTTTGGCGTGCAGAACAGCTATCCTCTCTGGCACTATGCCTTGGAGGACCGCTACCTGCGTCGTAATCCCCATGTGGCCCCGCCTTCGCCGAAGGTCATGCTCACGGAGCCCAACGCCCGTGTGTTCCCCGCCAGTGCGCAGGAGAAGCGCTTCCACAGCTTTGACCAGGCAGGGCGCTTCACTTCGGCCTGCGGTCCCACCATCTATGGAGATGATGCCTTGTTTGGCCGTCGCGAGGGAGTCATGGATGCCTTCGTCTGCGAGCCCTTCCACAATGTGGTGCAGCACCTCGTGCTGGAAGAGGACGGCGCCACTTTCAAGGCATCGCGTGATCCTTCCGAGAAGCTCGACTTCTTCGCGAGTGAGGATCGCTGGTGTCGTCCCGTGATGGTGCGCACGGGTCCGGATGGTTCCCTGTGGGTAGCGGACATGTATCGCTATATGATTGAGCATCCGCAGTGGCTGCCCACGCAGGGCAAAGAGGAGTTGCTCGCGCACTATCGCGAAGGCGATGATCGCGGGCGCATGTATCGCGTGTTCGCGGGGACGAAGGCGCCGTCAGTCTATGCGGACCTGAGCAAGCTGGATGGCACAGGTCTTCTTTCCCTGCTCGCCAGCCCCAATTGCTGGCTGCGGGACAAGGCGCACATGATGCTGCTGTGGCATGGGGACAAATCCGTGGCGCCGCAGCTTGCGAGCTTCCTGCAGAATCATCCCAGCCCCTACACCCGCCTGCATGCGCTCTGGCTGCTGGACGGGCTTGGCGCGTTGGAAAGCGGTCACATCATCACCGCCCTCTCGGATTCGGTGGCGGGCATTCGCGAGAGCGCACTGCTTCTTGCGGAGAAGTCCAAGGACGATGCCGTGGTCATCAAGGCCGCATCTCTAGCTGCGGATCCCAGCGCGAAAGTGCAGTTGCAATTGCTGAATTCCCTCGGCGAATGGAAACATCCCGCGGCCAGCGCTGCCCTGGTGAAACTGGCTTCCTCCAAGCTCGACTCACCTCTGGAGAGAACAGCATTGGCGAGTTCCGCCACGGCACATCTGCCGGCGCTGGCCTCCGCGGCATCGTCGAACCCCACGCTCATGGAAACCGTCGTGCGCACCGCGCTCGGAAAGGGAGACAACGAAATCGTACGTGACCTCGCTGCTCCCGTGCTGGCGAAGGTAAACACCAGCGATGAGCCATCCCTCCGAAACGTGAGCACCCTGCTGCGGGCTTTGCGCGATGCCGGCAGTTCTCTTGATGCACTGGCTGCGAAGCAACCCGAAGACACTGCATGGCAGAAGCTGAAGCAGTCGAAGGAGGAGCTCCTGAAGAAGGTGCGTGAGTTTGCTGCCAGTGAGGACGCGACCCCTTCGCCAGTACGCCTCGTAGCCGCTGCCATCCTGATGACGGATGCCACGGAAGCCTGCGGAGCCATCGATTTGGTCGCACGCTGGATGCACACACCGGGAGCGGCGGATACGTTCGGTGAATGTGTAGCCCTACTCTCCTCCTCCTCAGATACTCGCATCCCAACGCTGTTGCTTGCGCAATGGAACGAGCGCACCCCACGCCAGCGCGAAGCGGTGCTGGATGCCCTGCTTGGCCGGGAAGCCTGGGCGTTGATGCTGCTGAAGGAGATTCAAGAAGGTCGCATCACCAGCAGCAGCCTCGATGCCCAGCGGCAGACACGCCTCTTCAAGCATCCCGCCAAGACCGTGAGCAAGCTCGCCGGCGAAGTCATCAAGGCACGGGACTCACGCCAGCAGGTGCTGGACAAGTTCCGCCCGGCGCTCTCGCTCACGGGTGATCCTGCGAAAGGGAAACAGACCTTCGCGCAGGCCTGCATCGCCTGCCATCAGCTTGAAGGCGTGGGCCTCGCCGTCGGTCCCGACCTGCGCTCCGTCGTTCAGCATCCGCCGGACAAGCTCTTCACCTCCATCCTGGATCCCAGCGCCATCATCGAGCCCGGGTTCACCGCTTACTTCTGCGACCTCAAGAGCGGCAGTCAGGTCTACGGCGCCATCGCGAGCGAGACCGGCAGCAGCGTCACCCTGCGCCTCGCCGATGGCAGCCTCAAGCCTGTGCTGCGCTCGGAAATCAACAAGCTGCAAAGCTCGAACCTGTCCCTCATGCCGGATGGCTTGGAGGCCCTGCTCACGCCGCAGTCACTGGCGGATTTGATTGCGTATCTGCGGCAGCCGAAGTGAAGTGGCACTGGTTGGTTGAAACGAATTCGTACGAAGCGGCTATTGTTTCGTGCACTGAACTCAGGCTGTTGAACGATGATGAATGCAGGTAGATTTGTTTCTCTTTGGAATGACTTGGTCAAGCAAGTGCGAATTCAGGCGGAAGCAGCGGGAGTACCCGAGGTTGCCGACGATTTGCAGCTGGTGAAGGCGCCACAGAGCCTGCTTTTAAATCCGCTCTTCCTACCGGACGCGGCACGATTCCTCGTAGAGGCAGGGCTTCCGGGAGGCTGTGCACCGTTCCTAACGTTCGAAGCGATTGCTCAGGGTCCCATTTCACTGACCCAGCTTCTCGATGATGACGAGGTTATTCCAACGGAGCTGTCGCGACTGGAGTCTTTCTTTGTTCTTGGTTCCGACAACTACGGCGACTCATTGTGTCTGGACGCCTCCCGAGGCGGCGCTATCGTATGCCTGAATCACGAGGACCGATTCCAGACCAGCCAGTTTGTAGCGTCCAGTGTCGCGACGCTTGCCGAAGCCCTGTTGCTCATCAATACCAAGGTCCCCTATTCGGAGTTCATCCGTCAACTGAGTCTGGTGGACTCTCCAGCCGCAAATGAGTCCGCGTATCTTCCGGTAGGGGCAAACCTGCCGGGCTGAACTGCCATCCCATAAGCTCCCCTCCATATCTCATGATCCGCCACACTGTCGTCTTCCGTTTGAATCACGCCGCAGGTTCCGCCGAGGAGCGCGACTTCCTTGATGCTGGACTGAAGCTCGCCGCTATTCCCGGTGTGGAGAAGTTCGAAGCCCTGCGGCAGGTCAGTGTGAAGAATCCCTACACGTTCGGCTTCTCCATGGAGTTCGCCTCACAAGAGGCTTACGACTTCTACAGCCAGCATCCGGACCACGTCCGCTTTGTGCAGGAGCGCTGGATTCCTGAGGTGGCGGAGTTCATGGAGATTGATTATGTGGCGGTTTAGGATCCGGGGGTGTTCATCACCTGTGATTGGTGTTGTTGGTTAAAATGTCTTCAGCATCCGGTGCTTTTGGGAGCGCTGATGCCACAGGGCGTATGAACGTCAGGATGAGGATGCGGAATCGGTGCCGAAGGCCTTGGACTGCGTGCAGCCCTGCTGCCGCTTTCCTCAAGTGCAGCCTGCTGCACGCTTCATCGCGACGGAGTCGCCAAGTATTTTGGACGCATTACCCCGGGAGCGAAGGTCACCATCGCTACAGCAGGCTGTAGACTCTGGAAAGCGGCAGCAGGGCTGCGCGCAGTCCAAGGACGCTGCGCGTCACAGCATCCGGATCTGTCGTGAATGGCACGTGATACGCCGGCCGGAGGCCAGCGCTCCCAGGGCTGCATTCGGCATTTCGCCTGAACAGGTCGGTAGCCATACCCCCTTTGCCACCGGGCTTGAGATTTCCGCAAAGGGTACTACTCTCCGCCTCCCATGGCTAAACCAGCACTCGGCAAAGGACTCGGAGCATTGATCGGCAAGGCTGCCGCTCAACCGCCTGGGTCTGTGCCTGTCTCCTTCACTCCGCAGCCCGCGCCGGGCGAAATGGTCCGCAAAGTTCCCCTCGGTGAGGTGGTGCCCAGTCCGCTGCAGCCGCGTAAGGAGTTTGCGCCCGAGCATCTTACGGAGCTGATGGATTCCATCCGTGAGCACGGCATCATCCAGCCGCTCATCGTGCGCCTCGTCCATGGGAAGCATGAACTCATCGCGGGTGAACGCCGTTTCCGCGCGAGCCGTGAGCTGGGTCTGAGCGAAGTGCCCGTCATCGTACGCACCGCCTCGGACAAGGACGTGCTGGAGATGGCGCTGATTGAGAACCTCCAGCGCGAGAATC
Protein-coding regions in this window:
- a CDS encoding PVC-type heme-binding CxxCH protein, with translation MTRAAFLLCTLALLVVGARLSSTSASAQETASTFRAGAAAVDVTPQKFPVIVNGNFTERLAQQANDKLHARAIALDDGNTKLVLCVVDTCMMPREVIDQAKSIVAKETGLDISHMTVSATHTHTAPAAMGCLGSRMDPEYTKWLPGKVAEAMMAALKNLQPAKVGWASVDDWEHTHNRRWIYRPDRIQADPFGNPTVRAMMHPGYESPNHVGPSGPVDPGLSVLALQTKDGKPLALFANYSQHYFGASAVSADYYGAFCKHMAKLLGQASGEGPFVALMSQGTSGDLMWMDYSKPKQNITMDAYAEAVAKRALEAWGKVEFHDSVPLGIVEKKVPLTYRVPDEARLKWARETMATVKDRLPTSKPEIYANEAIQLHEKQKTELVLQALRIGDLGITALPNEVFAITGLKLKAQSPFASHFNIELANGAEGYIPPPEQHKLGGYTTWPARTAGLEVQAEPVIVDTLLKAAEEVAGKPRRKMTQGRGAYAETILGAKPLAYWRLDEAVIPKAHDATATKEHAADIEDGVALYLEGPADEAFSGEDINRAMHFAGGRVHGEVKELGDTYSVEFWFWNGLPEDARPVTGYLFSRGPNKDRACPGDHLGISGTHADASPGRLMLYNGDGQRKLLAGSTLLSLRSWHHVVLTRSKNQVRVYLDGRTKPEIEGELEYTLPEEVKDIFLGGRSDGFAGLEGKLDEVSLYNRVLTAEEAAAHYHASGLTPPRARTETSALSPEESLKRIHVPKGFTVDLVAAEPLVLDPVAFDWDDRGRLWVVEMADYPLGMDGNGKPGGRVSILEDTNRDGKYDKRTVFAEGLRFPTGILTWRDGCLITAAPEVLLLRDKDGDGKMDESKALLTGFLEGNQQLRVNGLRWGLDGWVYCANGGHNANYGKDIHITSTLTGEKVALGSRDFRFKPDTGEVDPLSGPAQFGRTRDAWGHWFGVQNSYPLWHYALEDRYLRRNPHVAPPSPKVMLTEPNARVFPASAQEKRFHSFDQAGRFTSACGPTIYGDDALFGRREGVMDAFVCEPFHNVVQHLVLEEDGATFKASRDPSEKLDFFASEDRWCRPVMVRTGPDGSLWVADMYRYMIEHPQWLPTQGKEELLAHYREGDDRGRMYRVFAGTKAPSVYADLSKLDGTGLLSLLASPNCWLRDKAHMMLLWHGDKSVAPQLASFLQNHPSPYTRLHALWLLDGLGALESGHIITALSDSVAGIRESALLLAEKSKDDAVVIKAASLAADPSAKVQLQLLNSLGEWKHPAASAALVKLASSKLDSPLERTALASSATAHLPALASAASSNPTLMETVVRTALGKGDNEIVRDLAAPVLAKVNTSDEPSLRNVSTLLRALRDAGSSLDALAAKQPEDTAWQKLKQSKEELLKKVREFAASEDATPSPVRLVAAAILMTDATEACGAIDLVARWMHTPGAADTFGECVALLSSSSDTRIPTLLLAQWNERTPRQREAVLDALLGREAWALMLLKEIQEGRITSSSLDAQRQTRLFKHPAKTVSKLAGEVIKARDSRQQVLDKFRPALSLTGDPAKGKQTFAQACIACHQLEGVGLAVGPDLRSVVQHPPDKLFTSILDPSAIIEPGFTAYFCDLKSGSQVYGAIASETGSSVTLRLADGSLKPVLRSEINKLQSSNLSLMPDGLEALLTPQSLADLIAYLRQPK
- a CDS encoding Dabb family protein, which translates into the protein MIRHTVVFRLNHAAGSAEERDFLDAGLKLAAIPGVEKFEALRQVSVKNPYTFGFSMEFASQEAYDFYSQHPDHVRFVQERWIPEVAEFMEIDYVAV
- a CDS encoding SUKH-4 family immunity protein produces the protein MMNAGRFVSLWNDLVKQVRIQAEAAGVPEVADDLQLVKAPQSLLLNPLFLPDAARFLVEAGLPGGCAPFLTFEAIAQGPISLTQLLDDDEVIPTELSRLESFFVLGSDNYGDSLCLDASRGGAIVCLNHEDRFQTSQFVASSVATLAEALLLINTKVPYSEFIRQLSLVDSPAANESAYLPVGANLPG